The sequence GCCGGCTGCCCGTACGTGTCCTTCACCCCGTCCACCGGGCTGCGGCTGCCGGCGCTGGCCGAGTTGGCCGTCGCGCGCGGCCTGCCGTACGCCGGGCACGACGGCAAGACCGGGGAGACCCTGGTCAAGTCGGTGCTCGCGCCGATGTTCGCGATGCGGCACCTGGCCGTGCGCTCCTGGTCCGGGGTCAACCTGCTCGGCGGTGGCGACGGCGCCACCCTCGCCGACCCGGCCGCCAACGCCGCCAAGGTGAGCAGCAAGCAGCGCGTCCTCGGCGAGACCCTCGGCTACCTGCCACAGGGCGGCACCCGCATCGAGTACGTCGAGGAGCTGGGCGACTTCAAGACCGCCTGGGACCTGATCACCTTCACCGGCTTCCTCGGCACCGGCATGCGGATGGAGTTCAGCTGGCACGGCTGTGACTCCGCGCTCGCCGCCCCGCTCGTGCTCGACCTGGCCCGGCTCACCGCCGCCGCGCACGCCGCCGGCCGGGTCGGCCCGCTGACCGACCTGGCGTTCTTCTTCAAGGACCCGCTCGGCTCACCCACCCATTCGCTGGGCGAGCAGTGGCAGCGGCTGGTCGAGTTCACCGGGCGGCTGCACGCCGGGGCCGCGGCATGAGCGAGCGCAGCGAGCGAATCATTCAGCGCAGCGCGGTGGAGCCTCATGGCGTCGCCGACCGAAGGGAGGCGACGGCGTGAGCGCGCTGGGCGACCTGGCCGAGCTGGTCCGGGCGCCGGCCGCGCTCTCCGTACCGGGCGACGTGGTCGCCGGCGCCGCCGCGGCCGGGGCGCTCGGTCCGCGTACCGCCGGGCTGGCCGGCGCGTCGGTGCTGCTGTACTGGGCCGGGATGGCCGCCAACGACTGGGCCGACCGCCGGCTGGACGCCGTCGAACGCCCCGAGCGGCCGATCCCCAGCGGCCGGGTCTCGCCCGCGACCGCGTTCGGTCTCGCCGCCGGCCTCACCGCCGCCGGTTTAGGCCTGGCCGCCGTCACGGGCGGCCGCCGGGCCGCCGCCGTCGCGATCCCGCTCGCCGCGACGATCTGGGGGTACGACCTGGCGGCGAAGAACACCGCCGCCGGCCCGGCCGTGATGGCCGCCTGCCGGGGGTTGGACGTGCTGCTCGGCGCGACGGGTGGGCGGCCGGTCCGGGCGCTGCCGGCGGCGCTCACCGTCGCCGCGCACACCGTCACCGTCACCGTGCTCTCCCGGCGCGAGGTGGCCGGCGCGGACACCTCGCTGCCGCTGCGTACCCTCGCCGGCACCGCCCTGGTCGCGATCGTCGCCGCCCGCCCGTCCACGGCCCCCGCCGCCCGCCCTGCCGCCGCGCTGCCCGTCGCGCTGGCCGGCTGGTACGCCGCCCGGTACGGCGGGGCGCAGGCCCGGGTGGCGGCCGACCCGTCCGCCGGCCGGGTGCGCGCCGCGGTCGGCGCCGGGATCACCGGGCTGCCGGCGTTGCAGGGCGCGCTCACCGCCCGGGCCGGTGCCGGCCTGCTCGGCCTGGCGGTGGCGGCCGCCGCGCCGCTGGGCCGCCGGCTGGCCCGCAAGGTCTCGCCGACATGACCACCCCGCGACCCCACCCGCCGGCCCCGCGGCCGACCCCTGACCCGGTCGGCCGGGAGCACCCGGCCGGGGCGGGGCCGCGGTTCGGCTACGGGACCAACGGCTTCGCCAACCACCGGTTGGAGGACGCCCTCGCGGTCATCGCCGAGCTGGGCTACCAGGGCGTCGCGCTCACCCTCGACCACGGCCACCTGGACCCGTTCGCGCCCGGGCTGGCCCGCCGGGTCGACGAGGTGGCCCGCCGACTGGACTCGCTCGGCCTCGCCGTGGTCGTCGAGACCGGGGCCCGCTACCTGCTCGACCCCTGGCACAAGCACGCGCCGACGCTGCTGCACGACGAACCGGCCCGCCGGATCGACTTCCTGACGCGGGCGGTCCGGATCGGCGCCGACCTCGGCGCGGAGGCGGTCTCCTGCTGGGCCGGCGTACGCCCGGACGCCGTACCGCCGGCCGTCGCCTGGGACCGGCTGGTCGCGGGCTGCGCGGCCGTGCTCGACGCCGCGGACCGCGCCGGGGTGGCCCTCGGCTTCGAGCCGGAACCCGGGATGCTCGTCGAGGACATCGCCGGCTGGCGGCGGCTCCGGCAGGCCCTCGGCGACCCGGCCCGCTTCGGCATCACCCTCGACATCGGACACTGCCGCTGCCTGGAGCCGCGCCCGGTGCCCGAGTGCGTCCACGAGGTGGCCGCGCACCTGGTCAACGTGCAGATCGACGACATGCGTCGGGGCGTGCACGAACACCTGGAGTTCGGCGCCGGTGAGATCGACTTCCCGCCGGTGCTGCGCGCCCTCGCCGATGCCGGCTACCGGGGGCTGGTGGCGGTGGAGCTGCCCCGGCACTCGCACGCCGCACCCACCGTCGCAGCCCGGTCGCTGGACTTTCTACGCGCCGCCGGACCGAGCACGGACCACCCGGACGCGCCCTTTGCTCTGCTGCCGCGGACGCAACGCCGGACGTCCGATATCCGGACACCGGCCGTTGCCGGGGGTGAAGCAGAGCAAAGGACGGGGTGAGGCACCCGCCCGGTGGCACGACGGGCGGCCAGAGAGCAGCAGCACGAGGGAGGAGAGACGGATGACACCGGATCGACTGCGGGCCGCGCTCGAGGGCGTACCCGATCCCGACTGGCTGGCGGCGGCGCTGCGCCGCGTCGCGGCCGAACCCGCGACGATCGCGCGGTTCTTCCCGGCCGCCGGCCGGCACTGCGGCCGGAGTGACCTGGCCGGCGCGCCCGGCTGGACCGCCGACGAGGCGGCCCGCGCGCTGCTGCTCACCGCGCTGCCCGCCGACCACGCCACGCACGCCGAGGCGCTGTACCGGCACGGCGACGCCGCCGAGAAGCGGGCCGTGCTCAAGGCCCTGCCGCTGCTGCCCGTCGGCGCGGCCGGGGTGCCGCTGCTGCACGACGCGATCCGCACCAACGACACCCGGCTGGTGGCCGCCGCCCTCGGCCCGTACGCCCGGCACCTGGACCCGGCGTCCTGGCGGCAGGCGGTGCTCAAGTGTGTCTTCGCCGGCGTGCCGCTGGCCGGCGTGGCAGACCTGGAGCGCCGCGCCGACGGCGAGCTGGCCGCGATGCTCGCCGCACTCGCCGCGGAGCGCCACGCCGCCGGCCGGGAGCTGCCCGCCGACGCCACCGACCTGCTCGACCGGCTCACCATCAGGGAGGCGTGAATGCGCATCTTCGACCCGCACATCCACATGACGTCGCGGACCACCGACGACTACGAGCGGATGGCCGCCGCCGGGGTCCGCGCGGTGGTGGAGCCGGCGTTCTGGCTGGGGCAGCCCCGCACCAGCCCCGCCTCCTTCGCCGACTACTTCGACTCGCTGATCGGCTGGGAGCCGTTCCGGGCCGGGCAGTTCGGCGTCCGGCACCACGCCACCGTCGCGCTCAACCCGAAGGAGGCCAACGACTCGCGCTGCCGGCCGGTGCTCGACCTGCTTCCGCGCTACCTGGAGAAGGACACCGTGGTGGCGGTCGGCGAGATCGGCTACGACTCGATGACCCCGCAGGAGGACGAGGCGTTCGCCGCCCAGCTGGCCCTGGCCGTGGCGCACGACCTGCCGGCGCTGGTGCACACCCCGCACCGGGACAAGGCCCGGGGCGTCGAGCGCAGCCTCGCGGTGGTCGCCGAGTCCGGCATCGACCCCGGCCGGGTGGTGCTGGACCACCTCAACGAGGTCACCGTCAAGCTGGTCCGGGACACCGGCTGCTGGCTGGGCTTCTCCATCTACCCGGACACCAAGATGTCCCCGCCCCGGATGGTGGAGCTGCTGCGGGCGTACGGCCCGGACCGGGTGCTGGTCAACTCCGCCGCCGACTGGGGGCGCTCGGACCCGCTGCTGACCCGGGCCACCGGCGAGGCGATGCTGCTGGCCGGGTTCACCGACGACGACGTCGACCGGGTGCTCTGGCGCAACCCGGTGGAGTTCTACGGGCAGTCCGGCCGGCTCGACCTGACCGACCTGGACGCCGTCTCGGCCGGAACCTTCGCCGGCAACTCGATCCTGCGCGGCGGCGACTGATGCGGCTGCGGCACGCCGACGGCAGCACCGTCCACCTCGGCTACTGCACCAATGTGCACCCCGCCGAGGACGCCGTCGGCATCCTCGCCCAACTGCAGACCCACGCCGAGCCGGTGCGCGAGGCGCTCGGCGCCGACCTGCTCGGGCTCGGCCTCTGGCTGGCCGCGCCGGTCGCCGCCGAGCTGGCCGCCGACCCGGCCGCCCGGCGCCGGCTGCGCGCCGAGCTGACCCGTCGGGGGCTGGAGGTGGTCACCCTCAACGGCTTCCCGTACGCGGCCTTCCAGGCGCCCGTGGTCAAGGGCGCGGTCTACCGGCCGGACTGGACCACCGACGCCCGGCTGCGCTACACCCTCGACCTGGCCCTGATCCTGGCCGACCTGCTCCCCGACGACGCCGCCCGGGGCTCGGTCTCCACCCTGCCGCTGGCCTGGCGGCAGCCCTGGGACACCGCCCGCGCCGACGCCGCCCGCCGCCGGCTGGACGACCTCGCGGCCGGGCTCGCCGCGATCGAACGGGACACCGGGCGCCCGGTGCGGGTCGGCTTCGAGCCGGAGCCGGGCTGCGTGGTCGAGCGCACCGGCCAGGCGGTCACCGCACTGGCCGGCGTGGACACCGACCGGCTCGGCGTCTGCCTGGACCTGGCACACCTCGCCTGCGCCTGGGAGGAGCCGGCCGAGGCGCTGGCCCGGCTGCGCGCCGCCGGGATCCCGGTGGTCAAGGTGCAGGTCTCCGCCGCCCTGGAGGCCGCGCACCCGCCGACCGCCGCCGACGCGCTGGCCCGCTGGGTGGAGCCTCGCTTCCTGCACCAGACCCGGGCCGCCGGCACCGCCCACGCCGCCGACCCGGCCGACCCGGCGTACGCCGCCGACGACCTGGACGGCGCGCTGGCCGGGCGGCCGCCGGGGCCGTGGCGGGTGCACTACCACGTGCCGTTGCACGCCCCGCCCGAACCACCGCTGACCTCGACCGTGCCGGTGCTGCGTACCGCGCTGGCCGAGCTGTTCGCCGGTCCCGCCGCCGGCTGCGACCACCTCGACGTCGAGACGTACACGTGGGGGGTGCTGCCGGCGGCGCGCCGGCCGCGCACCGACGCGGAGCTGGCCGCCGGCATCGCCGCCGAGCTGGCCTTCGCCCGCGACGAGCTGGTCGCGCTCGGCCTGACACCGGCGGGGAGTCCCGTCCCGACGACCGGAGGGGTACGACGATGAGCGAGCGAGTGGACCATCGACACGGCGAGGTGCCGGCATGAGCCGTCGACTGGTGGTGCTGGACGTGGTCGGATTGACCCCTCGGCTGCTGGCGCACATGCCCCGGCTGCGCGCGGTCGCCGACGAGGGGTTCGTTGCCGGCCTGGGCACGGTGCTGCCCGCGGTGACCTGCTCGGCGCAGGCGACCCTGCTCACCGGGGAGCTGCCGGCCGGGCACGGGATCGTGGGCAACGGCTGGTACTTCCGCGACCTCGGCGAGGTGCTGCTGTGGCGGCAGCACCACGCGCTGGTCGGTGGGGAGAAGCTCTGGCAGGCCGCCCGCCGGGCCGAACCGGGTTACACGGTGGCCAACGTCTGCTGGTGGTACGCGATGGGCGCGGACGTGAACTGGACGGTCACCCCCCGCCCGGTCTACCACGCCGACGGGCGCAAGGAGCCGGACTGCTGGACGGACCCGCCGGAGTTGCACGACACGCTCACCGACCTGGGCACCTTCCCGCTCTTCACCTACTGGGGGCCCGGCGCCGGGCTGCCCTCCTCGGCGTGGATCTGCCGGGCCGCCGAGCGGATCCTCGCCGACCACGCCCCGGACCTCACCCTGGTCTACGTCCCGCACCTCGATTACGACCTGCAACGCTTCGGCCCGTCCTCGCCCCGGGCCGCCGCGGCGGCGGCGGAGCTGGACGCGGTGCTGGGCCCGCTGCTGGACGCCGCCCGCGCGCGGGACGCGACCGTGGTGGCGCTGTCGGAGTACGGCATCACCGACGTCTCCCGCCCGGTGGACGTCAACCGGCTGCTGCGCGCCGAGGGGCTGCTGCGGGTCTACACCCAGGCCGGGATGGAGTACCTGGACCCGTGGACGTCGCGGGCCTTCGCCGTGGCCGACCACCAGGTGGCCCACGTCTACGTCCGCGACCCGGCCGACGTGGCGGCGGTGGCGAAGCTCTGCGCCGGCCTGCCCGGGGTGGCGGAGGTGCTCGACGCCGACGGCAAGGCGGCGGCCGGGCTGGACCATCCGCGCGCCGGTGAGCTGGTGCTGGTGGCCGAGCCGGACGCCTGGTTCACGTACTACTACTGGCTCGACGACGCCCGCGCCCCGGACTTCGCCCGGCTCGTCGAGATCCACCGCAAACCCGGGTACGACCCGGCGGAACTCTTCTTCGACCCGGCCGCGCCGGGGGCGGCGAAGCGCCGGGCGGCGGTCGCGCTGGCCCGCAAGAAGCTGGGCATGCGGTACCTGATGAGCGTGGTCGGCCTCGACGCCGGGGCGCGGGCGGTCCGGGGCTCGCACGGCCGGCTGCCCGCCGACCCGGCGGACGCCCCGGTGCTGCTCTGCTCCGACCCGGCCGCCGCCCGGGACCGGCTCGCGGCCACCGAGGTGAAGGCGCTGCTGCTGGAGCTGGCCGGGCTGGCCCCGCCGGCGTCCCCCGCCGGTGCGGTGCCGTCCCCGGCCGCCGTGGCGTCGTCGGGCGGGCGACCGCCCGGTCCTGCCGGACCGACTCCGGGACCGGGGGAGCGGCGGTGACCGTCACCGCGCCCCCGACCGACACCAGCGGGCTGCGGGCGCGCTTCGACGCCGAACTGGTGGCCTTCCTGGACCGGCAGGGGCCGGACTGGCCGGACGGGGCGCCGCGCGGCATCTTCGCCGCCCTGCACCGCTTCGTGCTGGCCGGCGGCAAGCGGTTGCGCCCGCTGTTCTGCTACTGGGGCTGGCGCGGCGCCGGCGGCGGTGACGACCGACCGATCGTGGTCGCCGCGGCGGCGCTGGAGCTGTTCCACGCGTTCGCCCTGATCCACGACGACATCCTCGACGGCAGCGACCGCCGCCGGGGCGCGCCGTCGGTGCACCGGCTCTTCGCCGACCTGCACACCCGGTCCGCCTGGCGCGGCGACCCGGAGGCGTACGGGCGCAACACCGCGCTGCTCTGCGGGGACCTCTGCGCGGCCTGGTCGGACCAGATGTTCCACGAGTGCGGGTTGAGCACCGCGCAGGTCTGCCGGGGGTACGCGGTCTTCGCCCGGATGCGGACCGAGGTGATCGCGGGGGAGTACCTGGACCTGGTCTCCGGTGTCGGGGACGGCTCGGTGGCCAGCGCGCTCACCGTGATCCGGATGAAGGCCGCCCGGTACACGGTCACCCGCCCGTTGCAGATCGGCGCGGCGCTGGCCGGCGCCGAGCCGGAGCTGGTCACCGCGCTCACCGACTTCGGCGACCCGCTCGGTGACGCGTTCCAGCTCCGCGACGACGTGCTCGGCGTCTTCGGTGACCCGGCGGTGACCGGCAAGTCCGTCCTGGACGACCTGCGTGAGGGCAAGCCGACGGTGATGATGGCGCTGGCCCGCGACGCCGCCGACCGGGCGCAGAGCGCCCGGCTGCGGGACCTGTTCGGCAATCCCGACCTGGACGCCGACGGCGCGGCCGAG comes from Micromonospora purpureochromogenes and encodes:
- a CDS encoding polyprenyl synthetase family protein → MTVTAPPTDTSGLRARFDAELVAFLDRQGPDWPDGAPRGIFAALHRFVLAGGKRLRPLFCYWGWRGAGGGDDRPIVVAAAALELFHAFALIHDDILDGSDRRRGAPSVHRLFADLHTRSAWRGDPEAYGRNTALLCGDLCAAWSDQMFHECGLSTAQVCRGYAVFARMRTEVIAGEYLDLVSGVGDGSVASALTVIRMKAARYTVTRPLQIGAALAGAEPELVTALTDFGDPLGDAFQLRDDVLGVFGDPAVTGKSVLDDLREGKPTVMMALARDAADRAQSARLRDLFGNPDLDADGAAELRAIIEATGAREQIERLILLRADAARAALDRLPLAEPALAALAALADQAVHRRR
- a CDS encoding TatD family hydrolase; translation: MRIFDPHIHMTSRTTDDYERMAAAGVRAVVEPAFWLGQPRTSPASFADYFDSLIGWEPFRAGQFGVRHHATVALNPKEANDSRCRPVLDLLPRYLEKDTVVAVGEIGYDSMTPQEDEAFAAQLALAVAHDLPALVHTPHRDKARGVERSLAVVAESGIDPGRVVLDHLNEVTVKLVRDTGCWLGFSIYPDTKMSPPRMVELLRAYGPDRVLVNSAADWGRSDPLLTRATGEAMLLAGFTDDDVDRVLWRNPVEFYGQSGRLDLTDLDAVSAGTFAGNSILRGGD
- a CDS encoding sugar phosphate isomerase/epimerase family protein — translated: MTTPRPHPPAPRPTPDPVGREHPAGAGPRFGYGTNGFANHRLEDALAVIAELGYQGVALTLDHGHLDPFAPGLARRVDEVARRLDSLGLAVVVETGARYLLDPWHKHAPTLLHDEPARRIDFLTRAVRIGADLGAEAVSCWAGVRPDAVPPAVAWDRLVAGCAAVLDAADRAGVALGFEPEPGMLVEDIAGWRRLRQALGDPARFGITLDIGHCRCLEPRPVPECVHEVAAHLVNVQIDDMRRGVHEHLEFGAGEIDFPPVLRALADAGYRGLVAVELPRHSHAAPTVAARSLDFLRAAGPSTDHPDAPFALLPRTQRRTSDIRTPAVAGGEAEQRTG
- a CDS encoding SCO3242 family prenyltransferase; translated protein: MSALGDLAELVRAPAALSVPGDVVAGAAAAGALGPRTAGLAGASVLLYWAGMAANDWADRRLDAVERPERPIPSGRVSPATAFGLAAGLTAAGLGLAAVTGGRRAAAVAIPLAATIWGYDLAAKNTAAGPAVMAACRGLDVLLGATGGRPVRALPAALTVAAHTVTVTVLSRREVAGADTSLPLRTLAGTALVAIVAARPSTAPAARPAAALPVALAGWYAARYGGAQARVAADPSAGRVRAAVGAGITGLPALQGALTARAGAGLLGLAVAAAAPLGRRLARKVSPT
- a CDS encoding alkaline phosphatase family protein, whose protein sequence is MSRRLVVLDVVGLTPRLLAHMPRLRAVADEGFVAGLGTVLPAVTCSAQATLLTGELPAGHGIVGNGWYFRDLGEVLLWRQHHALVGGEKLWQAARRAEPGYTVANVCWWYAMGADVNWTVTPRPVYHADGRKEPDCWTDPPELHDTLTDLGTFPLFTYWGPGAGLPSSAWICRAAERILADHAPDLTLVYVPHLDYDLQRFGPSSPRAAAAAAELDAVLGPLLDAARARDATVVALSEYGITDVSRPVDVNRLLRAEGLLRVYTQAGMEYLDPWTSRAFAVADHQVAHVYVRDPADVAAVAKLCAGLPGVAEVLDADGKAAAGLDHPRAGELVLVAEPDAWFTYYYWLDDARAPDFARLVEIHRKPGYDPAELFFDPAAPGAAKRRAAVALARKKLGMRYLMSVVGLDAGARAVRGSHGRLPADPADAPVLLCSDPAAARDRLAATEVKALLLELAGLAPPASPAGAVPSPAAVASSGGRPPGPAGPTPGPGERR
- a CDS encoding inositol-3-phosphate synthase codes for the protein MRTGVWLVGARGSVATTSIVGGLALRAGLTAPTGCVTELPALRGPALPTFADLFFGGHDLATTPLTKRAETLADAGVLPGRLAATLAAELTAVEEDLRPAPTGGTQADRAAAVVADLTAFRRRHRLDRVVVVDVSATEPAARPHPGHADPAALRAALAGPDEVLPPSSLYAYAAVEAGCPYVSFTPSTGLRLPALAELAVARGLPYAGHDGKTGETLVKSVLAPMFAMRHLAVRSWSGVNLLGGGDGATLADPAANAAKVSSKQRVLGETLGYLPQGGTRIEYVEELGDFKTAWDLITFTGFLGTGMRMEFSWHGCDSALAAPLVLDLARLTAAAHAAGRVGPLTDLAFFFKDPLGSPTHSLGEQWQRLVEFTGRLHAGAAA
- a CDS encoding EboA domain-containing protein; its protein translation is MTPDRLRAALEGVPDPDWLAAALRRVAAEPATIARFFPAAGRHCGRSDLAGAPGWTADEAARALLLTALPADHATHAEALYRHGDAAEKRAVLKALPLLPVGAAGVPLLHDAIRTNDTRLVAAALGPYARHLDPASWRQAVLKCVFAGVPLAGVADLERRADGELAAMLAALAAERHAAGRELPADATDLLDRLTIREA
- the eboE gene encoding metabolite traffic protein EboE; translated protein: MRLRHADGSTVHLGYCTNVHPAEDAVGILAQLQTHAEPVREALGADLLGLGLWLAAPVAAELAADPAARRRLRAELTRRGLEVVTLNGFPYAAFQAPVVKGAVYRPDWTTDARLRYTLDLALILADLLPDDAARGSVSTLPLAWRQPWDTARADAARRRLDDLAAGLAAIERDTGRPVRVGFEPEPGCVVERTGQAVTALAGVDTDRLGVCLDLAHLACAWEEPAEALARLRAAGIPVVKVQVSAALEAAHPPTAADALARWVEPRFLHQTRAAGTAHAADPADPAYAADDLDGALAGRPPGPWRVHYHVPLHAPPEPPLTSTVPVLRTALAELFAGPAAGCDHLDVETYTWGVLPAARRPRTDAELAAGIAAELAFARDELVALGLTPAGSPVPTTGGVRR